The Saprospiraceae bacterium genome includes a window with the following:
- a CDS encoding amidohydrolase family protein, whose product MDFLIKDALIKSPESFWHNQKADILVSEGIIKTIGINIQPLKKSTKVISGNQLYCCIGLCDIGTTSGEPGYEHRETVETLAKCAFAGGYTHLVVFPNTKPVIQTKGDIEYLKAQAKKAGINVTAVGALSKDSKGENISEFIDMHQAGVISFSDGIQPVKSSGLLMRALQYASQFDGIVINHPDDQSLSHHGQMHEGTVSTTLGLSGIPDIAELSMIQRDILIQKYTGTKLIEHAISAAISVEAIRTAKKSLSKVFSTVAYLNLVADHTALEGFDSNLKLSPVLRQGEDRKALLKGLKDGTIDAIVTNHVPLEEELKRVEFPYATPGATGLQTCLLSCLDLVDKNISLDTILEKLTSAPRNLLNIAVPIIEENQPAEICIFDLDTPFIFTETENLSLSKNNPFFGTTFKSRIVATMNGGTIYLAV is encoded by the coding sequence ATGGACTTTCTTATAAAAGATGCTTTAATAAAATCGCCGGAGTCTTTTTGGCACAATCAAAAGGCAGATATTCTGGTGTCGGAAGGAATCATAAAAACTATCGGAATCAACATTCAGCCTCTCAAAAAAAGTACAAAAGTAATCAGTGGCAATCAATTGTATTGCTGTATTGGCTTGTGTGATATTGGGACCACTTCAGGTGAACCGGGATATGAGCACAGAGAAACAGTTGAAACACTTGCTAAATGTGCATTTGCGGGGGGATATACTCATCTTGTTGTATTTCCTAATACTAAACCCGTAATACAGACAAAAGGAGATATTGAATACTTAAAAGCGCAGGCTAAAAAAGCCGGTATCAATGTAACTGCTGTCGGAGCTCTGAGTAAAGACAGCAAAGGAGAAAATATTTCCGAATTTATAGATATGCATCAAGCAGGTGTCATTAGTTTTTCGGATGGAATACAACCTGTAAAGAGTAGTGGATTGCTGATGCGAGCCTTACAATATGCATCACAATTTGATGGCATTGTCATCAATCATCCGGACGACCAAAGCCTGTCACATCACGGACAGATGCATGAAGGGACAGTAAGCACCACTTTAGGATTATCGGGCATTCCGGATATTGCTGAATTAAGTATGATTCAACGGGATATTCTGATTCAAAAATATACAGGCACAAAGTTGATAGAACATGCTATCTCAGCCGCAATTTCTGTAGAAGCTATCCGGACGGCAAAAAAGTCCTTAAGTAAAGTTTTTTCAACAGTTGCATACCTTAATCTGGTTGCAGATCACACTGCTCTTGAAGGATTTGACAGTAATCTTAAATTGTCTCCGGTATTAAGGCAAGGAGAAGATCGGAAAGCACTTCTGAAAGGCTTGAAGGATGGAACAATAGACGCTATCGTTACCAACCATGTTCCGTTGGAAGAAGAATTGAAAAGAGTTGAATTCCCATATGCTACACCCGGAGCTACGGGGCTTCAGACATGCCTCCTTTCCTGTTTGGATCTTGTCGATAAAAACATTTCTCTGGATACCATTCTTGAAAAACTTACTTCAGCCCCCCGAAATCTTCTTAATATAGCTGTTCCGATTATTGAAGAGAATCAACCCGCTGAAATCTGTATATTTGATTTGGATACACCTTTTATATTTACTGAAACAGAAAATCTTTCACTATCAAAAAACAATCCTTTTTTTGGAACGACTTTTAAATCCAGAATTGTCGCTACGATGAATGGAGGTACTATCTACTTAGCTGTCTGA
- a CDS encoding transglycosylase domain-containing protein, with protein sequence MNLGTEHFHDETSPKLKRLIRWLWVGVFAVCISFFSFFIFLSFNDIPGFEELENPRYDLASVIYDVNGVPFGKYYIENRIPVDYNELSPHLKNALLSTEDDRFFQHSGIDFKALIRVAFKTIILRQPHSGGGSTISQQLAKLLFKRPDLRNVNGFLKGFKMMEVKFKEWLIAVKLERSYTKEEIMAMYLNKFEFVNGAHGIQAASQIYFDKNQEQLSVAEAATLIGMLKNPSLYNPARFPEKCLERRNVVLNQMKIHNFLTAQEYKENNVQALDMSAFRQHSQSEGPAPYFRAELTKWLKELFQSKGLKKSDGTDFNIYTDGLKIFTTLDMNYQKYAEEAVWEHMKINQERYWKVWKNRDPWTFEADDAMKVIRKDILDSQIKGSERYLSLRQKMLGDVLSTILRKYPLLPLSDNHISALISVEEGELSWSVLVSSGRIDKDKNTLYQSLIATDEWPQLKEAYQKLQIEWEKMLFAPVPMKVFDYSDDGFKEVAWSPYDSVRYHRQHIQAGMLVSDPVSGHVKAWVGGTDHRYFKFDHVTMRRAVGSTIKPFVYTQAMAVQGISPCQTFDDIQYTISPEDPGFHVDKEWSPSNADNKFTGNKYNLFHGLLYSKNSITVKLLKEMGTVKPLKDLLHNLGIDRNLKLLNGKPAVPDFPSICLGAVDLTLLEMTGAYTPFGNNGVFVRPTFVSRIEDKNGRVVWQAIPERKSAINALHNAVMLEMLKNNVGGQFSLRVKTPVGGKTGTTNDYADAWFMGVTPSMVIGVWTGGEDKWIRFLTLDDGQGFVMARPIVEKFLQKLEKNPDSGYDPNIKFGPQPPGLDDLINCGKYKQVSVSDEQYQILKKKLKQEEFDDEF encoded by the coding sequence ATGAATTTGGGAACTGAACATTTCCATGATGAAACTTCACCGAAACTTAAGCGTCTGATCAGATGGTTGTGGGTGGGTGTCTTTGCTGTTTGTATCAGCTTTTTTTCATTTTTCATTTTTTTATCTTTTAATGATATTCCCGGATTTGAAGAACTTGAGAATCCAAGATATGACCTCGCATCTGTCATTTATGATGTAAATGGAGTTCCTTTCGGAAAATATTACATCGAAAACAGAATTCCGGTAGATTATAATGAATTATCACCGCATTTGAAAAATGCTTTACTTTCCACTGAAGATGACAGATTTTTTCAGCATTCCGGCATTGATTTTAAAGCATTGATTAGAGTGGCTTTCAAAACGATTATTTTGCGTCAGCCACACTCTGGGGGTGGGAGTACCATTTCACAACAGTTAGCTAAATTACTTTTCAAAAGACCTGATTTAAGAAACGTGAATGGATTTCTGAAGGGGTTCAAAATGATGGAAGTTAAGTTTAAGGAATGGCTGATTGCTGTAAAATTAGAGAGGAGTTACACCAAAGAAGAAATAATGGCTATGTACCTGAATAAATTTGAATTTGTCAATGGTGCTCATGGCATCCAGGCTGCTTCTCAGATTTATTTTGATAAAAATCAGGAACAACTTTCTGTCGCAGAAGCTGCTACGTTGATTGGAATGTTAAAAAATCCCAGTCTATATAATCCGGCCCGATTTCCGGAAAAATGTCTGGAAAGAAGAAATGTTGTGTTAAATCAAATGAAAATTCATAATTTTCTCACCGCTCAGGAATACAAAGAAAATAATGTACAAGCCTTGGACATGTCTGCTTTCAGACAACATTCCCAGAGTGAGGGTCCGGCGCCTTATTTCAGAGCTGAACTCACTAAATGGCTGAAAGAGCTTTTCCAAAGTAAAGGTTTAAAAAAATCTGACGGAACAGACTTTAACATATATACCGATGGTTTAAAGATTTTCACCACTCTGGACATGAATTACCAAAAGTATGCCGAAGAAGCTGTTTGGGAACATATGAAAATTAATCAGGAGAGATATTGGAAAGTATGGAAAAACAGAGATCCCTGGACTTTTGAAGCAGATGACGCCATGAAGGTAATCCGCAAAGATATACTCGATAGCCAGATTAAAGGATCTGAGCGCTATCTTTCACTTCGGCAAAAAATGCTGGGAGATGTTTTAAGCACCATTTTGAGAAAATATCCTTTATTGCCTTTGTCGGACAATCATATTTCTGCATTGATTTCTGTGGAAGAAGGAGAATTATCATGGAGTGTGTTAGTGTCTTCAGGACGAATCGATAAGGATAAAAACACACTGTATCAGTCTCTCATAGCAACCGATGAATGGCCTCAATTGAAAGAAGCTTACCAAAAACTTCAGATCGAATGGGAAAAAATGTTATTTGCCCCTGTTCCCATGAAAGTTTTTGACTATTCAGACGATGGATTTAAAGAAGTAGCCTGGTCACCTTATGATTCGGTCAGGTACCACAGACAACATATCCAAGCAGGAATGTTGGTGTCAGATCCGGTTTCAGGACATGTCAAAGCATGGGTAGGAGGCACAGATCACAGATATTTTAAGTTTGATCATGTAACGATGCGAAGAGCAGTCGGCTCGACTATTAAACCATTTGTTTACACACAAGCCATGGCCGTTCAGGGCATTTCTCCCTGTCAGACATTTGATGATATACAATATACGATTTCGCCGGAAGATCCCGGATTTCATGTGGATAAAGAATGGTCACCTTCTAATGCAGACAATAAGTTTACGGGTAATAAATATAATCTGTTCCATGGGTTACTCTATTCCAAAAACTCAATTACTGTAAAGTTGCTCAAAGAAATGGGTACTGTAAAACCCTTGAAAGATTTACTTCATAATCTGGGGATAGATCGCAATCTGAAATTACTTAATGGAAAGCCTGCTGTTCCGGACTTTCCATCTATTTGTTTGGGTGCAGTGGATCTTACATTACTCGAAATGACGGGCGCTTATACGCCCTTTGGAAATAATGGTGTTTTTGTACGTCCGACTTTTGTTTCCAGAATTGAAGATAAAAACGGTAGGGTAGTCTGGCAGGCAATCCCGGAGCGTAAATCAGCAATTAATGCATTACACAATGCCGTGATGCTCGAAATGCTTAAAAACAACGTTGGCGGGCAGTTTTCATTAAGAGTTAAAACGCCGGTTGGTGGCAAGACCGGTACGACCAATGATTATGCTGATGCCTGGTTTATGGGTGTCACACCATCCATGGTAATAGGAGTCTGGACAGGAGGGGAAGACAAATGGATCAGATTTCTGACATTGGATGATGGACAAGGCTTTGTAATGGCAAGGCCCATCGTAGAAAAATTTCTTCAGAAACTCGAAAAAAACCCCGACAGCGGATATGATCCGAATATTAAATTCGGGCCACAACCACCCGGATTGGATGATTTAATCAATTGTGGTAAATACAAACAGGTATCTGTTTCAGATGAGCAATACCAAATTCTGAAAAAGAAATTGAAACAGGAAGAATTTGATGATGAATTCTGA
- a CDS encoding BatA domain-containing protein — protein sequence MQFLYPTFLYALAAIAIPIVIHLFYFRRFRKVYFTNVKYLKEIKEETSNRNKLKNLLVLLLRILAIAALVFAFAQPFIPKSDQVKTGNNAVSVFVDNSFSMTASQDEIPLLDIAKDKARNIVNAYSGLDKFQILTHDFEGKHQRLLTKTDAIAYIDEIEYTPFVQNMVKVLNRQKQLLDNSDFNQISYIISDFQKSISDIQEWKDSLMEVNLLPVQSLRLGNVSVDSAWFDGPVALKNQRNNLIVKVKNSSPTPAEQVRLSFQIEGQEKPIGIRDIPANSYVTDTVAVIVNQSGWQSGTLSVSDFPVQFDDKYFISFRVPDTIKALSINQSLPDKYLSALFSGVGYFSLTNQQINQLQYQTFATYDLIILNDLQSLSSGLSAELGQYIMNGGKVLLFPALNADLTSYNQMISQNGGNNITGPVSVRKEVSGINTDEFIFNDVYINRNNNLKLPVTMKSYSVNRSQNRSEEQLLSYRDGSAYLVKYVKGDGQLFVCASPLSAEVNDLVLNAEVFVPMLYKMAVSRSRNQEIANVISNKVIIETENKRKTGDFVYQIKGAQEFIPGQTALGNKIILDLNNQIRTAGIYDLLLDEKTVGKYAFNYDRKESDLSLYSESELEKLININPSINLINAVAQANISSTVIAKDKGVQLWKWFLIAALVFLGLEILLLRFWKN from the coding sequence ATGCAGTTTTTATACCCTACTTTTTTATACGCTCTGGCTGCGATAGCCATACCTATTGTCATTCATCTATTTTACTTCCGAAGGTTCAGGAAAGTATATTTTACAAACGTAAAGTACCTTAAAGAAATAAAAGAAGAGACATCCAATCGCAATAAGCTTAAAAACCTGTTGGTTTTGCTTTTGCGAATATTGGCAATTGCAGCATTGGTTTTTGCATTTGCTCAGCCTTTTATACCCAAAAGCGATCAGGTAAAAACCGGCAATAATGCAGTTTCGGTTTTTGTAGATAATTCATTCAGTATGACTGCATCTCAGGATGAAATTCCTTTATTGGATATAGCTAAGGATAAAGCGAGAAATATTGTGAATGCTTACAGTGGTTTAGATAAGTTTCAGATTTTAACGCATGATTTTGAAGGAAAACACCAGCGATTACTTACCAAGACGGATGCGATTGCTTATATTGATGAAATAGAATATACTCCCTTTGTACAAAATATGGTCAAAGTATTAAATCGTCAAAAACAATTACTTGACAATTCGGATTTCAATCAGATCAGTTATATTATATCAGATTTTCAAAAATCAATATCAGATATTCAGGAGTGGAAAGATAGCCTGATGGAAGTAAATCTCCTGCCTGTACAATCGCTCCGGTTGGGTAATGTGAGTGTGGATAGTGCATGGTTTGACGGTCCTGTGGCATTAAAAAATCAAAGAAACAATCTGATTGTAAAAGTTAAAAATAGCAGCCCGACTCCGGCGGAGCAGGTCAGACTCAGCTTTCAGATAGAAGGCCAGGAAAAGCCCATCGGTATCAGAGATATCCCTGCTAACAGTTATGTAACAGATACAGTGGCTGTAATAGTCAATCAATCGGGCTGGCAAAGCGGTACTCTTTCCGTATCTGATTTTCCGGTTCAATTTGATGATAAATATTTTATAAGCTTCAGAGTACCTGATACAATCAAAGCTCTATCAATAAATCAGAGTCTTCCGGACAAATATCTGAGTGCTTTGTTTTCGGGAGTCGGATATTTTAGTCTTACGAATCAACAAATCAATCAACTGCAATATCAAACATTTGCTACTTACGATCTCATCATTCTCAATGATCTGCAATCTTTATCTTCCGGCTTGAGTGCAGAACTCGGGCAATACATAATGAACGGCGGCAAAGTACTGCTGTTTCCTGCTTTAAATGCTGATCTGACCAGTTATAATCAGATGATAAGCCAAAACGGTGGTAATAATATCACAGGGCCTGTGAGTGTCCGAAAAGAAGTTTCCGGCATTAATACGGATGAGTTTATTTTCAATGATGTGTATATCAATAGAAATAATAATCTCAAGCTTCCGGTGACGATGAAGTCTTATAGTGTAAACAGAAGCCAAAACAGAAGTGAAGAACAATTATTGAGTTATCGTGATGGTTCTGCTTACCTTGTAAAGTATGTTAAGGGTGATGGTCAGTTGTTTGTGTGTGCGAGTCCGTTAAGTGCAGAAGTCAATGATCTTGTACTCAATGCCGAAGTTTTTGTACCGATGCTGTATAAAATGGCAGTATCCAGATCAAGAAACCAGGAAATAGCAAATGTTATATCAAACAAAGTTATTATTGAAACAGAAAATAAGAGGAAAACAGGAGATTTTGTTTATCAGATCAAAGGTGCTCAGGAATTTATACCGGGTCAGACAGCCTTAGGCAATAAAATTATACTTGACCTGAACAATCAGATTCGGACAGCCGGAATATATGACTTACTTCTGGATGAAAAAACGGTTGGAAAATATGCTTTTAATTATGATCGAAAGGAATCTGACTTAAGTCTTTATTCAGAATCTGAACTCGAAAAACTGATTAATATAAATCCATCTATAAATTTAATCAATGCAGTAGCACAAGCAAATATTAGCTCAACTGTTATTGCAAAAGATAAAGGGGTACAATTGTGGAAATGGTTTTTGATTGCTGCATTGGTTTTTCTTGGATTAGAAATTCTATTGCTTAGGTTTTGGAAAAATTGA
- the rpmA gene encoding 50S ribosomal protein L27 encodes MAHKKGVGSSDNGRDSNSKRLGVKLFGGQYAKAGNIIIRQRGTKFHPGENVYLGKDFTVHAIVPGIVNFKKSKDNKTWVYITPMLDEVKETVAPVANTKPAAIAKDQPAATAKVEDVVTAPVVVQDEAPAQDTSEEE; translated from the coding sequence ATGGCTCATAAAAAAGGTGTCGGTAGTTCGGATAACGGACGGGACAGTAACAGTAAAAGACTGGGAGTTAAATTATTTGGTGGTCAATATGCCAAAGCAGGTAATATTATCATCAGACAACGTGGTACAAAGTTTCATCCGGGTGAAAATGTTTATTTAGGTAAAGATTTTACAGTTCATGCTATTGTACCGGGTATTGTAAACTTTAAAAAATCCAAAGACAACAAAACTTGGGTGTATATCACTCCGATGTTGGATGAAGTAAAGGAAACCGTAGCTCCGGTAGCAAATACTAAACCGGCTGCAATAGCTAAAGATCAACCTGCTGCAACAGCTAAAGTTGAAGATGTTGTAACAGCACCGGTGGTTGTACAGGACGAAGCACCTGCACAGGACACATCAGAAGAGGAGTAA
- a CDS encoding rhodanese-related sulfurtransferase, translating into MKALHNRVNRDVLKSRLLSDNTSRLTLSFYQYYHLRNPKIFRDHFYLMLSSLGVLGRIYVSFEGVNAQISLPKENIDSFRNALNEITFLEGIRLNFAIEDDGKSFFKLMIKVREKIVADGLDDNSFDVTNKGIHLKAEEFNKLTDDPDTIVVDMRNHYESEVGYFKNAILPDVETFREALPVVENLLTDKKEKNIVMYCTGGIRCEKASAYFKHKGFRNVYQVEGGIIEYTRRVNELGIENKFIGKNFVFDERLGERISNDIIAHCHQCGAPCDTHVNCKNDHCHILFIQCKECSTKYQECCSVKCMQFNILPEESQEALIGSITFNGTKFGKGRYKAHNKNETLVISEKSEHNHV; encoded by the coding sequence ATGAAAGCCTTACATAACAGAGTAAACAGGGATGTTTTGAAATCCAGATTATTATCGGATAATACTTCCCGACTGACACTTTCATTTTACCAATATTATCATCTGAGAAACCCTAAAATCTTTCGTGACCATTTTTATCTCATGTTATCATCATTGGGAGTGTTGGGTAGAATTTATGTTTCATTTGAAGGAGTCAATGCTCAGATTTCTTTACCAAAAGAAAATATAGATAGCTTCAGGAATGCTCTGAATGAAATCACATTTCTGGAAGGAATAAGATTAAATTTTGCTATTGAAGATGACGGAAAGTCATTTTTCAAATTAATGATAAAAGTCAGAGAAAAAATTGTAGCCGACGGGTTAGATGACAACAGTTTTGATGTAACCAATAAAGGAATACATCTTAAAGCTGAAGAATTTAACAAATTAACAGACGACCCTGATACCATCGTTGTTGACATGCGCAATCACTACGAAAGCGAAGTAGGGTATTTTAAAAATGCAATTCTGCCGGATGTGGAAACTTTCAGAGAAGCACTTCCTGTGGTAGAAAATTTGCTGACAGACAAAAAAGAAAAAAATATCGTGATGTACTGCACCGGAGGTATCAGATGTGAAAAAGCAAGTGCATACTTCAAACACAAAGGATTCAGAAACGTTTATCAAGTAGAAGGCGGAATAATAGAATACACCAGAAGGGTTAATGAATTGGGAATTGAAAATAAGTTTATCGGAAAAAATTTTGTTTTTGACGAAAGGCTTGGAGAGCGTATTTCAAATGATATAATCGCTCATTGTCACCAGTGCGGTGCCCCATGTGACACCCATGTGAACTGCAAAAACGATCATTGCCATATTCTTTTTATTCAATGTAAAGAATGTAGTACTAAGTATCAGGAATGTTGCTCTGTAAAATGTATGCAATTTAATATTCTTCCTGAAGAATCACAGGAAGCTCTGATTGGCAGTATTACTTTCAACGGTACTAAATTCGGAAAAGGCAGATACAAGGCCCATAATAAAAATGAAACTTTAGTAATATCAGAAAAATCGGAACATAATCATGTTTAA
- a CDS encoding DUF4199 domain-containing protein, with product MENHSIRNGLMYGFVAIAISLLFYFISPEILTSYSSWLTTIIGIYFMVMAVKGFKEDTEGYIGVGEAFKAAWLTFMVGTIISTIFTYVLYNIIDSSLLDLMREAQLDAIDKMAAMLNMDQSAIDSAKEGIEDSNPFDLKAVFIALPVAFLFPGAVIAIIIAAIMKKNPDNYA from the coding sequence ATGGAAAATCACAGTATCAGAAACGGGCTTATGTATGGTTTTGTGGCTATAGCCATATCGTTATTATTTTATTTTATCAGTCCTGAAATATTAACCAGCTATTCTTCATGGCTAACTACAATTATTGGAATTTATTTTATGGTTATGGCTGTCAAAGGGTTTAAAGAAGATACTGAAGGATACATTGGTGTCGGAGAAGCATTTAAAGCTGCATGGCTGACTTTCATGGTAGGGACGATAATCTCTACAATTTTTACTTATGTGCTTTACAATATTATTGATTCAAGTTTACTGGATCTTATGAGAGAAGCACAGCTGGATGCTATAGATAAAATGGCAGCTATGCTCAATATGGATCAATCTGCAATAGATTCTGCCAAGGAAGGAATAGAAGATAGTAATCCTTTTGATCTCAAGGCCGTATTTATTGCTTTACCTGTGGCTTTTCTTTTTCCAGGTGCTGTGATTGCAATTATTATTGCGGCCATCATGAAAAAAAATCCGGACAACTATGCGTGA
- a CDS encoding glycosyltransferase: MDISVVIPLFNEEESIGELHDWISKVMLDNGYSYEIIYVDDGSTDQSWAIIKSLAESDEHVKGIKFRRNYGKSAGLNVAFEKTIGSVIITMDADLQDSPEEIPALFNMIKNEGFDLVSGWKKKRFDPITKTIPTKLYNSVTRWMSGVKLHDMNCGLKAYKSEVVKNIEVYGEMHRYIPVIAKWAGFTKIGEKVVIHQARKYGTSKFGLSRFIYGPLDLFSIMFVGKFGKRPMHFFGVIGTFIFFGGLTILGLLSLEKIYYNVSGIANRPAFYLGILMVIVGVQLFIAGFLGELISRSSSERNTYKVEKVLMAGKHKRNDEGQ, encoded by the coding sequence TTGGATATTTCAGTTGTTATTCCATTATTCAATGAAGAAGAGTCTATCGGAGAGCTCCATGATTGGATATCTAAAGTTATGCTTGATAACGGTTATAGTTATGAAATCATATATGTTGACGATGGAAGTACGGATCAGTCGTGGGCAATTATTAAATCATTAGCAGAAAGTGACGAACATGTAAAAGGAATTAAATTCAGAAGAAATTATGGAAAGTCAGCAGGATTAAATGTAGCATTTGAAAAAACCATTGGTTCGGTCATAATCACTATGGATGCTGACCTCCAGGACAGTCCGGAGGAAATACCTGCATTATTCAATATGATTAAAAATGAAGGATTTGACCTTGTATCCGGATGGAAGAAAAAGCGATTTGACCCAATCACCAAAACCATTCCCACAAAACTATACAATTCTGTAACACGCTGGATGTCCGGTGTGAAACTGCATGATATGAATTGTGGCTTAAAAGCCTATAAATCAGAAGTTGTAAAAAATATAGAAGTTTATGGAGAAATGCATCGCTATATTCCTGTGATAGCAAAATGGGCTGGATTTACTAAAATCGGGGAAAAAGTAGTCATCCATCAAGCCAGAAAATACGGTACATCGAAGTTTGGGTTATCAAGATTTATTTATGGTCCTTTGGATCTGTTTTCTATAATGTTTGTCGGTAAATTCGGTAAACGACCGATGCATTTTTTTGGAGTTATCGGAACGTTTATATTTTTTGGCGGGTTGACAATATTAGGACTGTTAAGTCTGGAAAAAATCTATTATAACGTCAGTGGAATAGCCAACAGGCCTGCTTTTTATCTGGGTATTCTGATGGTGATTGTTGGGGTTCAATTGTTTATAGCAGGCTTCCTCGGTGAGCTGATCAGTCGTAGTAGTTCTGAGAGAAATACTTATAAGGTGGAGAAGGTTCTTATGGCTGGGAAGCACAAAAGGAACGATGAAGGGCAGTAA
- the rplU gene encoding 50S ribosomal protein L21, producing the protein MIAIVNIAGQQFKVTEGQQLFVHQLEAAEGANVTFDQVLMVDNNGSIAVGTPVLSNAKVNATVLGNQKGDKVIVFKKKRRKGYQKMNGHRQSFTKIKIDSITA; encoded by the coding sequence ATGATTGCAATCGTAAATATAGCTGGTCAGCAATTCAAAGTGACAGAAGGTCAACAACTTTTTGTCCACCAGTTAGAAGCCGCAGAAGGTGCAAACGTTACATTTGACCAGGTATTAATGGTCGATAACAACGGGAGTATAGCTGTAGGCACGCCGGTATTGAGCAATGCCAAAGTTAATGCCACTGTTCTGGGCAACCAGAAAGGAGACAAAGTGATCGTCTTCAAAAAGAAGAGAAGAAAAGGCTATCAGAAAATGAACGGCCACAGACAAAGTTTTACTAAAATCAAAATTGATTCGATCACTGCATAA